The genomic window GGCGGAGTTTCCGGCAGCGTTCACCGCCTGGACACGGTAGTAGTACCGGGCCCCGCGGGGCAGGCCGTTCTGCACGAAGCTGGTGATGTTGCCTGCGACGCTGTAGTTGTTCAGGCCCGTCGTGAAGGTGGCGTTGGTCGCGCGCTGGATGTTGAAGGCGGTGTTGTTGGTGGAGTTGTCGACCCACGTGAGGGTGACCCGGTCGCTGTTGTTGGTGACCCGGACCGCGGCGGCGGCGACGCGGGTGGGCGCGGCCGGCGCAGCCAGGAGGACGGACACGGGACCCGCGAAGGCCGAGGAGCCGGCCCCGTTGGTGGAGGCGATCCGGTAGGCGTAGGTGTTGCCGGTGGACACGCTGACATCCGTGAAGGCGGTCGCGTTGGCCGCGGTGACGACCAGCAGGGTGAAGGCGCCGCCGTTGACCGACCGCTGGATGGTGAAGCCGGTTTCATTGTTGGAGTTGTCGGTCCAGGTGATGCGGATGGACCGGGCCGTCTGGATGGCCGCGGCCGGGTTCGTGGGCGCCGCGGGAGGCAGCGGCATGTTCGAAGCCACGGCCGCCGTGTAGGCGGAACTGGCCATGGCATTGGGGAAGCCCACCACGCCGCTGCCCACCAGGTTGTTGGCCATCACGCGGTAGTAGTAGACCGTGGAGGTGTTGCCGATGACGTCGGTGTAGGTGGTCACGTTGCCCAGGCTGATGGTGGTGGTGCCCACCGCGAGGAAGAGGGGATCGGTGGACTTCTGGATGGTGAACCCGGTGGCGTTCAAGGCGCTGTTGACCCACTTCAGGACGACGGACTTGGAGCGGCCCGAGCCCGTGATGGCGGCGGTGAGGGCGGTGGGCGCGTCCGGCGTCAGGGCGACGGACATGGGCCGCATCATGTCGTTCTCCTCGTGGCCCAGGAGGTGGCAGTGCCAGGTGTACTCGGCGCCGAAGTTCGCCACCTTGTTGGCGATGGTGACGGGGTTGTTGTTGGGGTCCACGCCCAGGAAGCTGGTGGAGCTGCCGATGGGAATCGTGGGATCCAGGGGCCGGATGTTGTTGGGCATCTTGAAGTTGACGGCCGGGGACTTGGCGTGGAGGGCGACGACGATGTCCTCCAGGGGGTTCATCTTGACCGTTTCCTTCCAGCCGATCTCTTCCGGATAGGGCGGCTTGATGGCGCCGTCCCAGCCGACGCGGTTGACCACCTGGACGTTGAAGAGGTGGAAGTGGATCGCGTGGGTGTCCACGCCGTTGTGGGTGATCTTCCAGAGCTGGACGGTGTTGTCGGGGAAGACCTCCGTGACGGGATCGGCGAACCCGAAGGGGATCGTGGTCTGGATGGTGGCGGTGGTGAAGGGCACTTCCACGCCCAGCGTGGCGTTCATGCGGCCGAAGGGATCGAAGAGCTCCTGGATGGCCTTGGGCTGCAGGGGATACACGACCCCGTTGATGTTCATGCTGGTGTCGGAGATGCGGGCGTAGGTGTTGGCCGGCACGATGGGGGCGTCCTCGGTGGCGTAGGCCGCGGCCATGGGCGCCGCCAGGGTGGCGGGATCCAGGACCGTCGCGGCGCCGTTGGCGTCGACCCGGATCTGCATGATGGTCCGGGTGTTGGGGCCGTAGCCCGGCAGGGTCGGCGGGGCGCCGCCCTGGCTGGTCATATCGGGCCCGCCGGTGTAGAAGTCGTACCGGGGATCGCCCGCAGGCACGGGAGCCGGGGCGTCGTTGTAGAGGATGATGGTCTTCCCGGCGTACTGGGAGAAGTCCACGATCACGTCGGCGCGCTCGGCGGGGCCGAGGAAGAGCGTGTGCTCCAGGGTGTTCAGCACGGTGACGCTGCGCTTGTTGTTCTCGTAGCCGATGGGCGTGTTGGGGAGCACCACGGGCGCGGGGGCGATGCCGCCCTCGGAACCGATGTGGATGAAGGAGGGGCCCATCAGGCTGGGGCTGGGATCGGGCACGCCGCCGAACCGGTTGTCCAGGATGTTGGGGGTCATGCCGACGGTGTCGTTGGCGGTCCAGGTGGCGGGCCAGGTCGTCCCCGGATCCAGGGCGCCGGCGGCGACCCCGGTGCCCTTGACGGCCGGGATCATCTTGACCTCGGTGAGTCCGCCGGGTCCCGTCACGGAGGGATCGGCCACGTACATCTGGAGGTTGAGGTACCGGTCGTTGCAGCCGTTGAGGATGCGGAACCGG from Geothrix sp. 21YS21S-2 includes these protein-coding regions:
- a CDS encoding multicopper oxidase domain-containing protein; the encoded protein is MNKYQAKAKPARLTRTVTISALLCLGSTPLLYAQYVAPPPLATGVDYTKPNFAYSPILRKFVDSLPGLTAAGANNLGQYIPVAVADLTTFAGTASYEIALVEYSEQMHSDLGPTRLRGYVQVETPGTLAAMAAMTPAMVSKHVPLPGGKFGIDNPSYLGPTIVATKGVPTRVTFDNLLPTGATGNLFIPTDVTVMGAGMGPDGTNYPQTRATLHLHGGDNPWISDGTAHQWITPAGEAGSLLKGASQQNVPDMPVPANGSATFFWPNGQSGRLMFYHDHAMGITRLNVYGGAAAGYLLVDPTERALNAFAPGGEVPLIIQDKTFVSDGTVPAGFTGTASPATTVVDPLWASGPWGQTKGSLWFPHVYMPNQNPNDLSGANPLGRWDYGAWFWPVFPSMVPPATSIVPEAFMDTPVINGTAYPYMSAKPTAYRFRILNGCNDRYLNLQMYVADPSVTGPGGLTEVKMIPAVKGTGVAAGALDPGTTWPATWTANDTVGMTPNILDNRFGGVPDPSPSLMGPSFIHIGSEGGIAPAPVVLPNTPIGYENNKRSVTVLNTLEHTLFLGPAERADVIVDFSQYAGKTIILYNDAPAPVPAGDPRYDFYTGGPDMTSQGGAPPTLPGYGPNTRTIMQIRVDANGAATVLDPATLAAPMAAAYATEDAPIVPANTYARISDTSMNINGVVYPLQPKAIQELFDPFGRMNATLGVEVPFTTATIQTTIPFGFADPVTEVFPDNTVQLWKITHNGVDTHAIHFHLFNVQVVNRVGWDGAIKPPYPEEIGWKETVKMNPLEDIVVALHAKSPAVNFKMPNNIRPLDPTIPIGSSTSFLGVDPNNNPVTIANKVANFGAEYTWHCHLLGHEENDMMRPMSVALTPDAPTALTAAITGSGRSKSVVLKWVNSALNATGFTIQKSTDPLFLAVGTTTISLGNVTTYTDVIGNTSTVYYYRVMANNLVGSGVVGFPNAMASSAYTAAVASNMPLPPAAPTNPAAAIQTARSIRITWTDNSNNETGFTIQRSVNGGAFTLLVVTAANATAFTDVSVSTGNTYAYRIASTNGAGSSAFAGPVSVLLAAPAAPTRVAAAAVRVTNNSDRVTLTWVDNSTNNTAFNIQRATNATFTTGLNNYSVAGNITSFVQNGLPRGARYYYRVQAVNAAGNSAWVNAAPAPVVTP